A section of the Candidatus Rokuibacteriota bacterium genome encodes:
- a CDS encoding SDR family oxidoreductase: MTGSQIGRLAGKVCVITGAGSGIGRAAARLFATEGGKVVVVDIGLSAAGETVNLISEAGGEATAAEADVSDAGSVRGMLTVAVDTYGRVDVLVNNAGYGFAGTVEATEESDWDRLMAVDLKSVYLGCKYVIPMMRRQGGGVIINTASVVALVGIENRAAYCAAKGGVAALTRAMALDHVRDGIRINCVAPGTVDTPYFAGIFASSVDPASLRGQLEARHPMGRLARPEEIAYSMLYLASDESSFCTGSMLVVDGGMSAR; encoded by the coding sequence ATGACGGGGTCCCAGATAGGGCGGCTGGCCGGTAAGGTGTGCGTAATCACGGGGGCGGGTTCTGGCATTGGACGCGCGGCGGCGCGGCTGTTCGCGACGGAAGGTGGCAAGGTGGTAGTGGTGGACATCGGCCTCAGCGCGGCTGGCGAGACGGTGAACCTGATCTCGGAGGCGGGTGGAGAAGCCACGGCGGCCGAGGCGGATGTGAGTGATGCCGGGAGCGTGCGGGGCATGCTCACGGTGGCGGTCGACACTTATGGCCGGGTCGACGTGCTGGTGAACAACGCGGGCTACGGATTTGCCGGCACGGTGGAAGCGACGGAGGAATCCGACTGGGACCGACTGATGGCCGTGGACTTGAAGAGTGTGTATCTGGGGTGCAAGTACGTCATCCCGATGATGCGCCGCCAGGGTGGTGGGGTGATCATCAATACCGCGTCAGTCGTGGCCCTCGTGGGGATCGAAAACCGAGCTGCCTACTGCGCCGCGAAGGGCGGCGTGGCCGCGCTGACGAGGGCGATGGCGCTGGATCACGTACGAGATGGTATCCGTATCAACTGCGTCGCGCCGGGCACTGTCGACACACCGTACTTTGCGGGGATTTTCGCCAGCAGCGTGGATCCGGCGTCGCTCCGGGGACAGCTCGAGGCACGGCATCCCATGGGGCGCCTGGCTCGGCCGGAGGAGATCGCATATTCGATGCTTTATCTGGCCTCGGATGAATCATCGTTTTGCACCGGCTCGATGCTCGTGGTTGACGGGGGAATGAGCGCGCGCTGA
- a CDS encoding long-chain-fatty-acid--CoA ligase, with the protein MNLGELITRNARRTPETTAVVFGDVRLTYREFNERVNRLSNALFGLGLRQGDRFAILADNCHQYLEANGAAAKTGIGIAPLNIRFKGRELTEVIESVEPTLLIFGPRYRDLVEAHRSEWKSVVHYVDLHGASPVGRPYEDLLRGGSATEPAVEVPETALFSILFTSGTTGLPKGIMLSHRNLLINCVNVMHAYGVDERSINLNFLPMFFSASINCTIWPHLYAGATNVILEKFSPQVVLGTIQAERATYMEVVPTMIISLLQFPDIRKYDLSSLKTVVYGSAPMPVNRLREAIEVFGDVFAQIYGLTEATCVSTVLRKDEHLVGEDEKKIRRLASCGREGLNVHLRVVREDGTDCEAGEVGELIIRGDHVMLGYWRSPEATAQAIRNGWLHSGDLVTRDEDGYVYIVDRKKDIIISGGINISSKEVEDIVYMHPAVLEAAVIGVPDEKWGESVRVVVALKEGVKASEQEIVDFCAQHLAGYKKPRSVMFIDALPRNPTGKVQKLALREKYGRL; encoded by the coding sequence ATGAACCTCGGCGAACTCATCACCCGCAATGCCCGCCGGACACCGGAGACGACGGCGGTCGTGTTTGGAGACGTCCGGCTCACCTACCGTGAGTTCAACGAACGGGTGAATCGCCTGTCGAACGCGCTGTTTGGCCTCGGGCTGCGCCAGGGCGATCGGTTCGCGATCCTAGCCGACAACTGCCACCAGTACCTCGAGGCCAACGGAGCGGCGGCCAAGACCGGGATCGGGATCGCCCCGCTGAACATCCGTTTCAAGGGGCGGGAACTCACCGAGGTCATCGAGAGCGTGGAGCCCACGCTGTTGATCTTCGGGCCCCGCTATCGTGATCTCGTGGAAGCCCACCGGAGCGAGTGGAAGTCGGTCGTCCACTACGTGGATCTCCATGGCGCGTCCCCTGTCGGTCGCCCGTACGAGGACCTCCTGCGGGGAGGGAGCGCGACGGAGCCCGCGGTCGAGGTGCCGGAGACAGCCCTCTTCTCCATTCTCTTCACGAGCGGAACCACCGGGCTGCCGAAGGGCATCATGCTGTCCCACAGGAACCTGCTCATCAACTGCGTGAACGTCATGCACGCCTACGGCGTCGACGAGCGCAGCATCAACCTCAACTTCCTGCCGATGTTCTTCTCGGCGTCGATCAACTGCACCATCTGGCCACACCTCTACGCCGGGGCCACCAACGTTATCCTCGAGAAGTTCAGCCCCCAAGTGGTCCTGGGGACGATCCAGGCGGAGCGCGCCACCTACATGGAGGTGGTGCCCACGATGATCATCTCCCTCCTCCAGTTCCCCGACATCCGGAAGTACGACCTGTCGAGCTTGAAGACCGTTGTCTATGGCTCGGCGCCCATGCCGGTCAATCGGCTGCGCGAGGCGATCGAGGTGTTCGGTGACGTCTTCGCCCAGATCTACGGGTTGACGGAGGCGACGTGCGTGTCGACCGTGCTCCGGAAGGATGAGCATCTCGTCGGGGAGGACGAGAAGAAGATCCGGCGCCTGGCCTCCTGCGGACGGGAGGGCCTGAACGTCCACCTCCGAGTGGTGCGTGAGGACGGCACCGACTGCGAGGCGGGCGAGGTCGGCGAGCTCATCATCCGCGGGGACCACGTGATGCTGGGATACTGGCGCTCGCCCGAGGCGACGGCTCAGGCCATCCGGAACGGCTGGCTTCACTCCGGCGATCTGGTCACGCGGGACGAGGACGGGTACGTCTACATCGTCGACCGGAAGAAGGACATCATCATCAGCGGCGGGATCAACATCTCCTCGAAGGAAGTGGAGGACATCGTCTACATGCACCCCGCTGTGCTCGAGGCGGCCGTGATCGGCGTGCCGGACGAGAAGTGGGGAGAGAGCGTGCGGGTCGTAGTGGCGCTCAAGGAGGGGGTGAAGGCCTCGGAGCAGGAGATCGTCGACTTTTGCGCCCAACATTTGGCCGGCTACAAGAAGCCGCGGTCGGTGATGTTCATCGACGCGCTGCCCCGGAACCCGACCGGCAAGGTGCAGAAGCTGGCGCTCCGGGAGAAATACGGAAGACTCTAA
- a CDS encoding 2-oxoacid:acceptor oxidoreductase family protein, with protein MRHEIIVGGFGGQGMKVIAALLAQAVHEAGKHATMYNIYAAAIRGGPIFCTVIVSDEPIVGGPTTTSPTAVLAMDETTVEVYEPVILPGGTLVVNSSLVRRQPARDDINVVMVPTNEIAEELGDVRFTGMVGLGALIAHTGVVSLEAVTSCLEKTLPPYRHHMIPANEAALRRGAECSGSLTRSAAVV; from the coding sequence ATGAGGCACGAAATCATCGTTGGTGGGTTCGGCGGGCAGGGGATGAAGGTCATTGCCGCGCTGCTTGCCCAGGCCGTCCACGAGGCCGGCAAACACGCGACGATGTACAACATCTACGCGGCGGCCATCCGCGGCGGGCCGATCTTCTGCACGGTCATCGTCTCCGACGAGCCCATCGTCGGCGGCCCCACCACGACGTCGCCCACGGCGGTCCTGGCGATGGACGAGACCACGGTCGAGGTCTACGAGCCCGTCATCCTCCCCGGCGGCACCCTCGTGGTGAACAGCTCGCTGGTCAGGCGTCAGCCGGCGCGGGACGACATCAACGTGGTGATGGTACCGACCAACGAGATCGCCGAGGAGCTCGGCGACGTGAGGTTCACGGGCATGGTCGGGCTCGGCGCCCTGATCGCCCACACGGGGGTGGTGTCGCTCGAGGCGGTCACGAGCTGCCTGGAGAAGACGCTTCCTCCATACCGTCATCACATGATTCCGGCCAACGAGGCGGCGCTCCGGCGCGGCGCGGAGTGCAGCGGCAGTCTGACCAGGTCGGCGGCGGTGGTGTAG
- a CDS encoding thiamine pyrophosphate-dependent enzyme, with protein MDQVFKQTTSAALKSRYDYCAGCGHGIAVRLVAEVIDELGLRGQTVGILGVGCYSTNPVTFNFDCQFALHGRAPAMATAVKRLLPDRLVFTMQGDGDLAAIGTTEIVHAATRGERFTVLMLNNANFGETGGHMAPTTVIGQRTPSTPNGRDPEIHGYPTRITEMLALLDGAKYVARVALDKPANIMRAKAAIKKAFEIQLSGQGFTMVEVLTACPSGWRLTPVESLKWMSEVQMKTYPIGELKVAAS; from the coding sequence ATGGATCAGGTCTTCAAGCAGACGACCTCCGCGGCGCTCAAGAGCCGCTACGACTACTGCGCCGGTTGCGGTCACGGGATCGCGGTCCGCCTGGTCGCCGAGGTCATCGACGAGCTCGGGCTGCGCGGGCAGACGGTAGGCATCCTGGGGGTCGGCTGCTACAGCACAAATCCCGTCACGTTCAACTTCGACTGCCAGTTCGCCCTGCACGGCCGCGCTCCCGCGATGGCGACGGCGGTGAAGCGGCTCCTCCCCGACCGGCTGGTCTTCACCATGCAGGGCGACGGGGACCTGGCCGCCATCGGCACCACGGAGATCGTCCATGCCGCCACGCGCGGCGAGCGGTTCACGGTTCTCATGTTGAACAACGCGAACTTCGGCGAGACGGGCGGACACATGGCGCCGACGACGGTGATCGGGCAGCGCACGCCGAGCACGCCGAATGGGCGCGATCCGGAGATCCACGGCTACCCGACGCGGATCACCGAAATGCTGGCCCTCCTCGACGGCGCCAAGTACGTCGCCCGGGTGGCCCTGGACAAGCCCGCCAACATCATGCGTGCGAAGGCAGCCATCAAGAAGGCGTTCGAGATCCAGCTCTCGGGGCAGGGGTTCACGATGGTCGAGGTCCTCACCGCCTGCCCGAGCGGCTGGCGGCTGACGCCGGTGGAGTCGCTCAAGTGGATGAGCGAGGTGCAGATGAAGACCTATCCGATCGGCGAGCTGAAGGTGGCCGCGTCATGA